In Myxococcaceae bacterium JPH2, the DNA window CCATCGACACCGATGCGGCCAAGGGCAATGCGCGCGAGGAGCAGCTGGCCCAGCACCTGTTGGACGCCCGAGCGAAGCGTCCCCAGGCATGGACGCTGGTCCTCACGGGCAGCGTCCATGCGCGCACCACGGCGGTGAGCTGGGATGGCGACCTGGAGCCCATGGGCGCTCGCGTGGCCAAGGCCGTGTCCTCGGTGCGAGTCCTGGACGTGGGCTTCCAGCGCGGCACCCAGTTCACCTGTCGCTACAGCGATTGGGCCGAGGAGGTGGAGTGCAACGTCTTCGGCATCAGCCCGGGGCTCGAATCGCGGCAGTCCTCCCAGCAGGCCGTTGGACTGAAGCTCTCCACGCCCCAGGAGGCTCACGGCTTCGATGGTCGACTGTACCTCGGACCCTTGACCGCTTCGCCTCCCGCGCTCCATGCACCGCGGCAGGCCAGCGCCGTCAAGCCCGTGCCCGCCGCGGAGTGAAGCGCCGCCCTCAGGCCTCTCCCGCGAAATGGGGGTCGCGCTCGTTCGTGTCGGTCCCGGACCAGTGCATCCGCGTGGAAGAGAACCCGCATGAGGCGAGGGTGGTCGTGCGTTCGAGTCGCGATGGGGCTGGTGCTGGTGCTCGGGGTCGTCTCCCCGGCCGTGGCCGCGAGCAAGAAGGAGTCGATGGATCAGCTCGCCTCCAAGTACCAGGTCTTCCGCCAGTTCAATGGCGTGGTGCTGGTCGCGGACGAGAAGGGCATCCTCCTCAAGAAGGCCTACGGATTCGCGAACTTCGAATGGCGGATTCCCGCCACCCCGGACACGAAGTCCCGCCTCGCCTCCCTCACCAAGCAGTTCACGTCCATGGTCATCATGCAGCTGGTGGCCGAGGGCAAGCTGCGCCTGGAGTATCGGCAGGACACGGGCTCGCGCGTCACGCTCACCCAGCTGTTGAACCACACCTCGGGCATCCCCAGCTTCACCAGCCACCCGGACTTCGGGGCGAAGTGGTCCCGCATCCCAGCTCCACCGCCGAACTCATCAAGCAGTTGGCCAGCGGTGACCTGGAGTTCGAGCCCGGGACGAAGTACGCCTACAACAACTCGGGCTACTACCTGCTGGGCGCCATCATCGAGCGCGTGACAGGCAAGCCCTACGCGCAGGTCATCCAAGAGCGAATCTTCGACCCGGTGGGGATGAAGAACTCGGGCTACGACGTGTCTGCGACGGTGCTGCCCAGGCGCGCGAGCGGCTACGTGTACACGCCCGACGGCATCATCAACGCGCCCTACATCGACATGGGATTGCCCTTCGCCGCGGGCGGGCTCTCCTCGACGGTGGAGGACATGTCCCTGTGGGAGCGGGCGCTGCATGGGGACACCTTGCTCCCGCCAGTGCTGACGCGGTGGGCACCTACCGCACCCTCCAGGCCCAGAAGCCGGATGAGTACACGTTCAACTCGAGGGAGCTGAATGGGCTTGGTTATCAGCTCCTGAAGGGCGGCCGGGTCGTGGATGCGATTGCGCTCTTCCAGCTCAACGTGGAGATGTACCCGGAGGAGGGAAACGTCCACGACAGCCTCGGTGAGGCGTACCCGGTGCACGGTGACAAGGCGCTCGCCGCCGAGGGCTATCGCCGTGCGCTGGAGTTGGACCCGAAGAACGCGGGTGCCGCTCGGATCCTCAAGGACCTCGAGCCGCCCGCGACGCAGGGGCCCTGAGGGGCTCCCTCGGGCTTGGAATATTCGTGAGCTGCTTGGGTTCCGGGGCCGGCCGAGGACACATCCCGGTGTCCGGCATCGGAGCCACTCCATGAAGCTGTCCTTGCTGTTGCTCACCTGCCTCGTCGCAGCGCCTTCGTTGGCCCAGCAGAGCCCCCCGGACACCCGCGCCGCGAAGCAACAAGTCCAGGCCGTGGTGAATGACTTCCGGGACGCCATCATCCAGAAGGACACGAAGAAGTTCCTCGGCCTGTTCCTCCGCGAGGACGTCATCTGGCAGTCCGTGCACTCGGACGAGTTGCTGCAGAAGCTCCGTCAGAAGAACCCCAACGCGAACAAGGTGGGCATCAACCCGAAGCAGAACCCCAGGTCGTTCATCGAGGACATCGCGGCGGAGTCCAAGCGCTCCGAGGAGAAGTTCACCCACGTCCGCATCGACACGGACGGCACCATCGCCTCGGTCTCCTTCGAGTTCACCTTCAACCTGGACGACCGCGTCGTGAATCGCGGCCAGGAGAGCTGGCACCTGGTGAACACCGGCAACGGCTGGAAGATTGTCTCGGTCATCTGGTCCAACAACTAGGCGCACACGCTTCGTTGCACAGGACTTGTCCAAGTCCGAAGGCGTCCCCAGCCTATGCGGCATGGTTTGCAGGCTCGTATCCATGCCAGCGATTCGCGGGGCCCGTGCGGAACTGGGGATGAGCAGGCGGTTCCTGTTCTCCCCCGAGCACTCTCTTGCCCGGCGTGACGACCCCGAGACGTTCCCACGGCATGCCGGGGACGCTCTGCCACGGGTCGTTCTCTAGACGCCGGCCATGGTCTTCCGCCCCCGTCCGAGGGGCGCGCTGACGAGTCGGAGGGGCGCTCCAGCCCCTCGCCGAGAGCAGGCTCACGAACGCACGTAAAGGATTGCCCTTCATGTTCCAGATTCCCCTCTCCGAGGCGGGCTTCAACTCAGGTCATGTCCACGAATGGCGGCTCGGCCCTCCGCTCAACACGCTCGACATCCTGTCGGGGGGAGACAGGCCCGCCTCCTACAACCAGGAGAAACACTTCTCGGCCGCGGTGGCCGCCCGGAAGGAGCACGTCTCGGAGGACTACTGGATTGGTCTGTCGTTCAGGATTCCGGGGCCGCTCAACCTGCCCGCGTTGGAGGCCGCGCTCCTCCGGTTCGTGAAGCGGCACGAGGTGCTGCGCTGCGGGTTCGAGCAGCTCATCGCGGGCGACCTGCGCTGTGACGTCATGACGCCCGAAGAGGTCCGGCTGGTGCACACGGACGTGGGGGCCTTCGCGTCGGGCGAGCAGGTCACCGACCACATCCGCACCACCTTCAATCGGGACATCGACACGCTGTCGTGGCCCTTGTTCGTGATGGGCGTGGTGGTCGAGGAGTCACAGTCCACCGTCTACATGGGGTTCGACCACATCCTGTGTGACGGCCTCTCCCTCGTGATCACGGTCGATGAGGTGGAGCGGGACTATGCCGCCTTGTCGATGGGCCAGCGACCGGAGTTCGAGGTGGCGGGCAGCTACCTGGACTTCGGGGATGTGCAGCGCCGTCGCTATTCAAAGCTCACCGCGGACAGCCCCGAGCTGGACTACTGGCGGTCCTTCATCGAGGAGGCGGGGAACCTGTTTCCGCGCATCCCGTTGGACCTGGGCCTGGACTCCGGCCGCATGTATCCGGCGCGCAATGTCACCGTCCGACTGCTCGACGATACGAGCGCCCTGGCGCTCGAACGCATCTGCCGGCAGCACGACACGAAGCTGTTCATGGGCCTGCTGGCGGTCGTCGGCATGGCGCTCCGAGACATCTCGGGTTGTCAGACGTACCACGGGTTCCTTCCGATCAGCGAACGTCAGGACCCCCGTTGGCACAAGTCGATCGGCTGGTTCGTCAACACCCTGGCGATCACGTTTCCTATCGCAGACGGGATGACGTTCCCAGAGGTTGCCGCGGGCGTGCAGTCTGGCTTCAAGCAGCTCATCCGCAATGTCGACGTGCCCTTCGTGAAGGTCTGGGAGCTCCTGGCGCCGCAGTACTACCACCTGCGGACCTGGCCATTCCCGGTCAACTTCTTCTCGTTCCTCGACTACCGGAAGCTGGCGGGGGCTGAGCACTTCGATGTCTGGCAATCGAAGACCATCCCGGCGTCATCGCATTCCAACACCGGGAACATGTGGTTCTTGCGCAATGCGCATGGACTCTTCCTCAACTCCATCTTCTGCGACGTGCCCAAGAGCATCGAGGCCTTCACCCGCTACCGCGCCGCCATTTCCTCCACGCTCGATGGGCTCATCCAGGGCTCCACCCGGGAGGGCGTCGTGCCCAGGGAGAGCGGTCAGCCGACGGCAGCGGTCTGACCCGGGGGAATCGCGAGGCCATCGCTGACCTCTCGCTGTGCCCTGGAGGTGCGGCTCACTTGCGGCCGCATGTCTGGGGCATGGCCGAAAACGTCGGGACAACGTCCTTGTCGCGCAGGGCGTGTCCACCTATCCCTCCAGCTTGGGTGCTCACGGCTCGTGTGTTTCATCGAGCCGCGACCGCCAACGCGCCGGAAGCATGTCCGGCACTGGAGACAGGTGATGGTCGAGACGCTCTGGCAGGACCTCCGCTACGGGGCGCGCATCCTCGTGCGCAGCCCGGGCTTCACTGGCGCGCGCCCTGCTCGTAGGAGACCGGGATGCCTTCACCCAGCACTTCGCCATGGCCCGTCTTGAATACGAAGCGCAGACGGAGACGCGAGCCCGCTCCTTCGCCACCCCCGTGACGTCGTTCGCGCCACACCGCTTTCTTTGGTTGGAGGGATTGGGGCTCCTGCGCCTGGCGGAGCGGGTAGGGCTTCAGCTCATGGATACGGAGTACCGCTATTGCCCACGGCTCTCCCGGGTCCCGATGAAGGCTCGGTACCTGGGAGATTGGGCCATCCCTGTTCAGCGCACTCACCCCTGAGTCATTTCCTCCGTCCCGCTGGCCACGGAGCGGTCCGCGCGCGCGGATTCGCGCATCGCAATCCCGTGCGAGTGAGCCACGAAGCTGAACCCACGCGCTCACGGCGCGGTGGGCCTCGCCCCGAGCGAGGTACACCCCGGGTGCGAAGCATCCAGGCGCTTCAGCTGGGCTCGTCCGGCCTATAGTCGCGCGCCTCAGTGGTTTGTTTCGACGCCCCTACCCAGGTCCACGCCTTGCGCATCTGCCTCGTATCCAAAGAGCTCTCGCCATTCTTCGGGGGCGGCATCGGCACCTACGTCACCCTCATGAGTCGGGCCTTCGCGGACGCGGGGCATGAGGTCCATGTCCTCACGGCGGCACTCCCAGGGCTCGAACGGGCGCCTGAGCTGCTCCCCGGTGTGCACGTCCACACCGTCGCGGAGCTGGAGCCCGGGTATGCGGGCGCCTTTCCCTTTCCGCCGCTGCGGCACGCCATGGCGGCGTACACCTTGTTGCAGACGCTGCACGCGCGGCACCCCTTCGACCTCATCGAGTTCCCCGAGTACGAGGGCGAGGGGTACTTCGCCTTGCGAGCCCGGCGGACGTTGGGCCAGTTCGCCACCGCGGTGCTCGCGGTTCGTCTCCACACTCCCACGCACGAAGTCCAGCGCTTCAACCGCGTCACCACGCTGGACATGGATGCCGCCCAGCAGGAGTTCATGGAGGACTGCTCCGTTCGGGATGCGGACCTCCTGCTGTCTCCCACCCAGTCGCTCCTCGACCTGGTGCGGGCTCGGCTGGGCCTTGGGGACAAAGGCGTGGTGGTGCCTTATCCGTTCCCCACGAGATCCTTCGCGCAGGCAACTCCACGCCCACGAGCCACTCCTCCGCGCGTGCTGTACTTCGGACGGCTCGAATACCGGAAGGGCGTGCAGCACCTCATCGAGGCGATGCAGACGCTCTTCGCGCGAGGGCTCCAGGCTGAAGTCCAGCTCGTGGGAGGAGACACACGAACAGGGCCGTTCGGACGCTCGATGCGCGAGTGGTTGGAGCGCCGCATCGCGCCCGAATGGAAGCATCGCTTCCTCTTTGAACCTCCACGCCCGCGCGCCGAACTCGCATCCGCCATCGCGGAGGCGACGGTGTGCTGCTTCCCCTCGCTCTGGGAGAACTTCCCCAACGTATGCCTGGAGGCCATGAGCGCCGGATGCCTGGTGGTGGGCAGCGACGCCGGCGGCATGGCGGAGGTCATCGAGGATGGCCGCAGTGGCCTCTTGTTCAGGTCAGGGGATTCGGCGCACCTGGCGGAGGTCCTGGAGCGGGCGCTGACCACGCCCTCGCTGCAGCAGGCCGTGCGCGACACCGCGCCCGCGCGAATCGCTGATTACTGCCAGCCTGCTCGCATCGTGCAGCAGGTGGAAGCCGCCGTCGCGGCGCATCCTCCGCGCCTCCCCGTGCTTCGCACGACGCCCAAGGCCAGGCAGGACGCGCCGCGCGTCTCCTTCCTGGTGCCCTATTTCAACATGGGGCAATACCTGCCGGAGACGTTGCGCTCCATCCGCGCGCAGACCTTCACGGACTACGAGATCATCCTCGTGGATGATGGCTCCACGGACCCGCGGAGCCGCGCGCTGTTGGAGACGCTGGACGCACCCGACCTGCGCATCATCTCGAAGCGGAATGGAGGGCTCAGCTCCGCTCGGAACGCAGGGCTGCGCGAGGCGCGCGGACACTACGTCCTTCCCTTGGACCCGGATGACCTCATCCAGCCTACCTTCCTGGAGAAGGCCGTCGCTGTCATGGAGGGCTCGCGAGACTTCGCCTTCGTGACGTCACTGGTCTCCTACTTCATCGACGACCCGACTCGAGTCGTGGGCGGCTGGGTGCCCTGGGGCGTCGAGCGGGATGCCCTCTGGGTGTTCAACGTGGCCTCCACCTGCACCGCGCTGATGGAGCGAAGGCACGTGGAGGAGGTTGGCGGTTACGACGAGTGGCTCACGGCCTATGAAGACTGGGATGTCTTCTGTTCGCTCGCTGAGCGCGGGCTCTCGGGCACGGTCATTCCGGAGCCCCTCTTCCAGTACCGGTTGCGCCCGGACTCGATGACGCGCACGACGCTCGTGAATGACCGCTACGCGGTGATGGCGTACCTGTACCAGAAGCATCCTTCGCTGGCCCTTCATCCCGCGCGCTCCCTGCGCATCCTCCAGGGCGAGGCGCACAAGCAGCAGCAGTTGGCGGCTCGCGCCACAACGCCCGCCAAGCCGCTGCTGCACCAGGTCGCGGACCGCGTGAACGAGGCCCTCAAGCAGCGACTGGAGCCCATCCACCCAGCGCTGCGGCGAACCGCGAAGTGGCTCCTGCGGTCGGCGCCCGAGGACTCTCGTCCCCTGCGCTACCAGCTCATGGAGAAGGTCAAGCGCCTCAAGCCGCCCCGCGAATAGGGCAGGGCGCGCATCATCCACCTCCCCGTCGCGTGACGGCGGGAGTCAGTCCCGTCACCCGCCGGAAGACGGTGGTGAAGTGGCTCTGCGAGCTGAAGCCAACCTCGAGCGCGATATCTCCCAGCGAGCGCGAGGTGCGGCGCAGCAGCTCCCGTGCGCGCTCCACCCGTCGTTGCTGCACGTAGGCGTGAGGCGTCATCGCCATGGACTGCCGGAACGCTCGGGTGAAATAGAAGACGCTCAAGCCCGAGTGGCGAGCCAGCTCCTCCACGCGGATGCTCCGCGCCAGATGGGCCTCGATGAAGAGCTGCACCCGATGCAGCGCGGCGGCGGAGAGCCCTCCACGGCGCCGAGCGGCCCCGGAGCCTCCGGGCGCATGGAGGAGTCTGGCGACCCGGGCGGCGTGCCGGTCCTGGACGCCACGCACCGTGCTCATGAGCCCCGCGATGGCCTTCAGGTCCGCATCCGCCAGCGACGCCATCGCGCGGAACCCCTCCTCGCGCAGCGGGCCCCAGATGGTCTCAATCCATTCCCGAGCGTGCTCGGTCAGCACGAGCCGCTTGCCACTCCCCGCGACCTCCCGTCGAACGTAGCCCGCGAGTTCGAGCCGCTGCACGTCGGTGCCCCGAGGCACCGCGCTCAAGGGCGTGGGGCCTCCGAAGTGAACCTGCGCCAGGAGCGCCAGCTCCGCGCGGCCCAGTGCGAGCACCTCGCCCACGGCCGCGTCGAAGGCCGCTGAGGCGTCCTGGAAGCGCGCGATGTCGGTGCCTATCTGTGCGAGGAGGGCATGGCGGGAGTGCATGACAAACACCGCAGGAAGGAGAAAAACAGCACAAGGGCTCGAAAGACGCTCACTCGCCCGGGACGCATCCTGCCCGGATGATGAACATGAAGCTGTCGGCCGTGGAACTCATCTTGTGGCTTCTCGTGCTCAACCTCGGCATCTCGTTTGGAGCGGGGCTCTATGAGCATCGCATCGTGGTCCCCAGGTGGCTCGACGCCGAGGGGGCGCACTGGTTCGCGGAGGCAGCGAGGCGCGACAACGTGGGGCTGCGCTTCTGGGCCTTCGTCAGCACAGGCCCTTTGACGTTGCTCACCGTGGCGAGCTTCGCCCTCGCATTTCAATCCACGGGACCGCTACGCGTCTGGTGGCTCGCGGCCGCCTCGATGGTGCTCGTGGACCGACTCCTCACCTTCTCGTACTTCATCCCCACGATGATGCGGCTGATGCAAGCCTCCGATTCCTCCGACGCCGTGGCGACCGCGATGCTGTGGAGCCGACTGAACCACCTGCGCCATGTCCTGGTCGCCGTTGCATGGCTCTGTTCGCTCCAGGCCCTGACGTGGATGAGAGCGAGCAAGCTCGGCCAATCTTCCTGAGAGAAGCCGGGCCCTGTGGCTCGGGGCCGCCGCCCGTGGAGAGAACAGGCGCCCATCGGCTCGTCGCTCGTGTATATGCCTCCGCGCCTTTCTCCTCTGGAAACGACATGAGCGCGCTGCCTCCCTGTCCGAAGTGCAACTCCGCCTACACGTACGAAGACGGCAGTCTCTACGTCTGCCCGGAGTGCGCGCATGAGTGGTCGACAGCCGCCGCCGTCGAGGTTGGAGAAGAGAAGCGCGAGGTGCGGGACGCCTACGGCAACCTGTTGCAAGACGGCGACAGCGTCACCGTCATCAAGGACTTGAAGGTCAAGGGCTCGTCGACAGTGGTCAAGGTCGGCACCAAGGTCCGAAACATCCGCCTCGTCGACGGTGACCACGACATCGACTGCAAGATCGACGGCATCGGTGCGATGGGGCTCAAGTCGGAGTTCGTGAAGAAGGCGTAGGGCGCCGAGCCCTCTTCTTGGCGAACTCCGCGTCGCGAGCCTACGGCCCGGCCGTGTATGTCGTCGTCAACGTGGCGCCCGAATACGCCGAGTTCGCGCGGAGGCCGACGAAGTACTTGCCCGCGGAGGGCGCGGTCATCGTGCAGCTCTCGCTGTTGCCTCGGATGTCCGGACGACACTGGTAGGTCGTCGTCGTCGGGGCCGACCCGAAGTTGACGTAGAGGTCCGCGTCACCCGTGCCGCCGCTGAGCGCGAACGTGACCACCGATTGGCCCGAAGCGACGTCGACCGTCCAGTAGTTGAAGTGGCCGGCGATGCTGTCCGCGATATTGACGATCGGGTTCCAGGGTGGAGGGGGAGGGGGCGGAGGGTTCACCGGAATGGGCCAGCGCCAAGGCCAGGGCCAGGGTGGGCACAGGGGCGGATCGTCGTACGTGCCGGTCAGGTTGACATTCGAGTACGCCGCATACCCGTAGAGGCCGACGTAATACGTGCCTTCACGTGGCTGCGTGACCGTGCAGGTCTCGTCGTTGCCACTGACGTTTGAGCGGACGTCGTAGGTCGTCGTCGCCGGCGGCGAGCCGAACTTGACGTAGAGGTCCGCGTCCCCCGTGCCGCCGCTGGCCTTGAACGTCACCTTCGCCTTGCCAGCGG includes these proteins:
- a CDS encoding glycosyltransferase; amino-acid sequence: MRICLVSKELSPFFGGGIGTYVTLMSRAFADAGHEVHVLTAALPGLERAPELLPGVHVHTVAELEPGYAGAFPFPPLRHAMAAYTLLQTLHARHPFDLIEFPEYEGEGYFALRARRTLGQFATAVLAVRLHTPTHEVQRFNRVTTLDMDAAQQEFMEDCSVRDADLLLSPTQSLLDLVRARLGLGDKGVVVPYPFPTRSFAQATPRPRATPPRVLYFGRLEYRKGVQHLIEAMQTLFARGLQAEVQLVGGDTRTGPFGRSMREWLERRIAPEWKHRFLFEPPRPRAELASAIAEATVCCFPSLWENFPNVCLEAMSAGCLVVGSDAGGMAEVIEDGRSGLLFRSGDSAHLAEVLERALTTPSLQQAVRDTAPARIADYCQPARIVQQVEAAVAAHPPRLPVLRTTPKARQDAPRVSFLVPYFNMGQYLPETLRSIRAQTFTDYEIILVDDGSTDPRSRALLETLDAPDLRIISKRNGGLSSARNAGLREARGHYVLPLDPDDLIQPTFLEKAVAVMEGSRDFAFVTSLVSYFIDDPTRVVGGWVPWGVERDALWVFNVASTCTALMERRHVEEVGGYDEWLTAYEDWDVFCSLAERGLSGTVIPEPLFQYRLRPDSMTRTTLVNDRYAVMAYLYQKHPSLALHPARSLRILQGEAHKQQQLAARATTPAKPLLHQVADRVNEALKQRLEPIHPALRRTAKWLLRSAPEDSRPLRYQLMEKVKRLKPPRE
- a CDS encoding alkylphosphonate utilization protein; protein product: MSALPPCPKCNSAYTYEDGSLYVCPECAHEWSTAAAVEVGEEKREVRDAYGNLLQDGDSVTVIKDLKVKGSSTVVKVGTKVRNIRLVDGDHDIDCKIDGIGAMGLKSEFVKKA
- a CDS encoding nuclear transport factor 2 family protein, which gives rise to MKLSLLLLTCLVAAPSLAQQSPPDTRAAKQQVQAVVNDFRDAIIQKDTKKFLGLFLREDVIWQSVHSDELLQKLRQKNPNANKVGINPKQNPRSFIEDIAAESKRSEEKFTHVRIDTDGTIASVSFEFTFNLDDRVVNRGQESWHLVNTGNGWKIVSVIWSNN
- a CDS encoding helix-turn-helix transcriptional regulator; this translates as MHSRHALLAQIGTDIARFQDASAAFDAAVGEVLALGRAELALLAQVHFGGPTPLSAVPRGTDVQRLELAGYVRREVAGSGKRLVLTEHAREWIETIWGPLREEGFRAMASLADADLKAIAGLMSTVRGVQDRHAARVARLLHAPGGSGAARRRGGLSAAALHRVQLFIEAHLARSIRVEELARHSGLSVFYFTRAFRQSMAMTPHAYVQQRRVERARELLRRTSRSLGDIALEVGFSSQSHFTTVFRRVTGLTPAVTRRGGG
- a CDS encoding DUF1772 domain-containing protein, producing MMNMKLSAVELILWLLVLNLGISFGAGLYEHRIVVPRWLDAEGAHWFAEAARRDNVGLRFWAFVSTGPLTLLTVASFALAFQSTGPLRVWWLAAASMVLVDRLLTFSYFIPTMMRLMQASDSSDAVATAMLWSRLNHLRHVLVAVAWLCSLQALTWMRASKLGQSS
- a CDS encoding PPC domain-containing protein, coding for MLRRARTLTVCSVLALGCIDPTPETQTALESRLQAGGTPDGIAAPQEAAQARLDVDESTRAAILAQGPALRPLPDPWLSMTGLSGGASTLQRWSLYVPAGKAKVTFKASGGTGDADLYVKFGSPPATTTYDVRSNVSGNDETCTVTQPREGTYYVGLYGYAAYSNVNLTGTYDDPPLCPPWPWPWRWPIPVNPPPPPPPPWNPIVNIADSIAGHFNYWTVDVASGQSVVTFALSGGTGDADLYVNFGSAPTTTTYQCRPDIRGNSESCTMTAPSAGKYFVGLRANSAYSGATLTTTYTAGP